One stretch of Nocardia mangyaensis DNA includes these proteins:
- the rpsT gene encoding 30S ribosomal protein S20 has translation MANIKSQMKRIRTNEAARKRNQSVKSALRTAIRTFREAAAAGDKEKAAEQLQFASRKLDKAASKGVIHANQAANKKSALALALNKI, from the coding sequence GTGGCCAACATCAAGTCCCAGATGAAGCGGATCCGTACCAACGAGGCGGCGCGCAAGCGCAACCAGTCGGTCAAGTCCGCGCTGCGCACCGCGATCCGCACCTTCCGCGAAGCCGCCGCTGCCGGTGACAAGGAAAAGGCTGCTGAGCAGCTGCAGTTCGCGAGCCGCAAGCTCGACAAGGCCGCTTCCAAGGGCGTCATCCACGCCAACCAGGCGGCCAACAAGAAGTCGGCGCTCGCGCTGGCTCTGAACAAGATCTGA
- a CDS encoding circularly permuted type 2 ATP-grasp protein, whose translation MFDASGKVRAPYRGIHAAMAANNVDDLAKRSDALDRAFIDQGITFSLSGQERPFPLDLVPRVIAAAEWAKLERGIKQRVTALELFLADVYGEQNILRDQVIPKRLVTSCEHFHREAAGLVPPNGVRIHVSGIDLVRDERGDFRVLEDNLRSPSGVSYVMENRRTMARVFPDLFSSHRVRAVGDYPGHLLRALRASAAPNEADPTVVVLTPGVHNSAYFEHSLLARQMGVELVEGRDLFCRDNVVYMRTTAGERQVDVIYRRIDDTFLDPMHFRPDSVLGVAGVLNAARAGNVVISSAIGNGVGDDKLIYTYVPTIIEYYLGEKPILPNVDTFRCWLDEEREEVLDRVGELVIKPVEGSGGYGIVIGPDASPRELETIKRKVKTDPRGWIAQPVVQLSTVPTKIGNDLAPRHVDLRPFAVNDGEDIWVLPGGLTRVALPEGSLVVNSSQGGGSKDTWVLASRSGTAERELAGPELVSDPPQADSFEIGRELSAPQANQQQQQQQQTQRLIGE comes from the coding sequence ATGTTCGACGCCTCGGGCAAGGTTCGGGCGCCCTATCGCGGCATCCACGCCGCGATGGCCGCCAACAACGTCGACGACCTGGCCAAACGCTCCGACGCCCTGGACCGCGCGTTCATCGATCAGGGCATCACCTTCTCGCTGTCGGGCCAGGAACGCCCGTTTCCGCTGGATCTGGTGCCGCGGGTGATCGCGGCCGCCGAGTGGGCCAAGCTCGAACGCGGGATCAAACAGCGGGTCACCGCGCTGGAACTGTTCCTGGCCGACGTCTACGGCGAGCAGAACATCCTACGTGACCAGGTGATCCCCAAGCGGCTGGTCACCTCGTGTGAACACTTCCACCGCGAAGCCGCCGGACTCGTCCCGCCCAACGGCGTGCGCATCCACGTCTCCGGCATCGACCTGGTGCGCGACGAACGCGGTGACTTCCGCGTGCTCGAGGACAACCTGCGCTCGCCGTCGGGCGTCTCCTATGTGATGGAGAACCGGCGCACCATGGCCAGGGTCTTCCCCGACCTGTTCTCCTCGCACCGGGTGCGGGCCGTCGGTGACTACCCGGGGCATTTGTTACGGGCGTTGCGTGCCTCGGCCGCCCCCAACGAGGCCGACCCGACCGTGGTCGTGCTCACCCCCGGCGTGCACAACTCCGCCTACTTCGAGCACTCCCTGCTGGCCAGGCAGATGGGTGTGGAGCTGGTCGAGGGCCGTGACCTGTTCTGCCGCGACAATGTCGTCTACATGCGCACGACGGCGGGGGAGCGCCAGGTCGACGTCATCTACCGGCGCATCGATGACACCTTCCTCGACCCCATGCACTTCCGTCCCGATTCGGTGCTCGGCGTCGCCGGGGTGCTCAATGCCGCCCGCGCGGGCAATGTCGTCATCTCCAGCGCGATCGGCAACGGCGTCGGCGACGACAAGCTGATCTACACCTACGTGCCGACGATCATCGAGTACTACCTGGGCGAGAAGCCGATCCTGCCCAATGTCGACACCTTCCGCTGCTGGCTCGACGAGGAACGCGAGGAAGTGCTCGATCGGGTCGGGGAGCTGGTGATCAAGCCGGTCGAGGGGTCCGGCGGCTACGGCATCGTGATCGGTCCCGACGCGAGCCCCCGCGAGCTCGAGACGATCAAACGCAAGGTCAAGACCGATCCGCGTGGCTGGATCGCGCAGCCGGTGGTGCAGCTGTCGACGGTGCCGACCAAGATCGGCAACGATTTGGCGCCCCGCCACGTCGACCTGCGCCCCTTCGCGGTCAATGACGGTGAGGACATCTGGGTGCTGCCGGGCGGACTGACCAGGGTCGCGCTGCCGGAAGGCTCGCTGGTGGTGAACTCGAGCCAGGGCGGTGGCAGCAAGGACACCTGGGTGCTGGCTTCGCGCTCGGGCACGGCCGAGCGGGAACTGGCCGGTCCGGAACTGGTGAGCGATCCGCCGCAGGCCGATTCGTTCGAGATCGGTCGCGAGCTCAGTGCGCCGCAGGCCAATCAGCAACAGCAGCAACAACAACAGACGCAGCGGCTGATCGGGGAATAA
- the holA gene encoding DNA polymerase III subunit delta, which yields MSEHPAVHLVLGDEELLVERAVARVTGEVRASAPDPESVPVDRLRAGDASTAELAELLSPSLFAEDRVIVLESAAEAGKDAVAVITEAAADPPDGVVLIVLHSGGGRAKALASALQKQGAVVHDCAKLAKGAERAEFVRAEFRSAGVKVSTEVVQVLLESVGSELRELAAACSQLVADTGGKVDANAVRRYYSGRAEVTGFDVAELAVAGDRPAAMEALRWATDRGVAHVLLADALADSVHTIARVGSAGRGDPFTLAQQLGMPPWKVKKAQAQARGWNPATIGTALQVVATLNADVKGGAADATYAVEHALSRILDLRAAG from the coding sequence GTGAGCGAACACCCTGCGGTGCATCTGGTTCTCGGTGACGAGGAGTTGCTGGTCGAGCGTGCGGTGGCGCGGGTGACCGGGGAAGTCCGGGCGAGTGCCCCCGATCCGGAATCGGTGCCGGTGGACCGGTTGCGTGCCGGGGACGCGAGCACCGCCGAACTGGCGGAGCTGCTGAGTCCCTCACTGTTCGCCGAGGATCGGGTGATCGTGCTCGAGTCGGCTGCGGAGGCGGGCAAGGACGCGGTGGCGGTGATCACCGAGGCGGCGGCCGACCCGCCCGACGGTGTGGTGTTGATCGTGCTGCATTCGGGCGGCGGCCGGGCCAAGGCGTTGGCGTCCGCGCTGCAGAAGCAAGGTGCGGTCGTGCACGACTGCGCGAAACTCGCCAAGGGCGCCGAACGGGCGGAGTTCGTGCGCGCCGAGTTCCGCTCGGCGGGCGTCAAGGTCTCGACCGAGGTGGTCCAGGTCCTGCTCGAATCCGTCGGTTCCGAACTGCGCGAGCTCGCCGCGGCCTGCTCGCAGCTGGTGGCCGACACCGGTGGCAAGGTCGACGCGAATGCTGTGCGCCGCTACTACTCCGGCCGCGCCGAGGTCACCGGATTCGATGTCGCCGAACTGGCCGTTGCCGGCGATCGCCCCGCAGCCATGGAAGCTCTGCGCTGGGCCACCGACCGCGGTGTCGCGCATGTGCTGCTGGCCGACGCCCTCGCCGACTCCGTACACACCATCGCCCGCGTCGGCTCGGCAGGCCGCGGCGACCCGTTCACACTCGCCCAGCAACTCGGCATGCCGCCGTGGAAGGTGAAAAAAGCCCAGGCCCAGGCCCGCGGCTGGAACCCCGCCACCATCGGTACCGCCCTCCAGGTCGTCGCCACCCTCAACGCCGACGTCAAGGGCGGCGCCGCCGACGCCACCTACGCCGTGGAACACGCCCTCTCCCGCATCCTCGACCTCCGAGCCGCAGGCTGA
- a CDS encoding LCP family protein, with translation MDESIESRNGERGRGRRARGSAGPVARRVVKVVVAALSAAVVVITAYGWSTAGNFDAGFLRSYALGEDAPHSLDGDLNVLLIGLDTRRDQNGDELPKEVLDQLHAGDGDEGGYNANTLILVHIPAAMDKIVAVSIPRDNYVPVTGIPGYTHAKIKETYGLKKAAVQDQMIARGVTDQRTLEQAGREAGRASTVAAVRDLTGVPIDRFAEVTLAGFYDLAAALGGVEVCLNNPVRDTEYSGADFPAGRQHLNPAQALAFVRQRHGLENGDLDRTHRQQAFLTSVARQLHSAGTLTDPGKLSALMAVAHRNIVLSDGWNMTEFVRTLGGADDPEVEFRTLPVLRYDVIDGQDVNIVDRAAIRREVAAAFGLRIPPSSTVRPTVRRTEPPTAWSTEQTTGAWRTSTTTSVSGTPDAGTPVRSDITSGEIRCVN, from the coding sequence ATGGACGAGTCGATCGAGAGCCGGAACGGGGAGCGCGGGCGCGGTCGACGCGCTCGGGGGTCGGCGGGGCCGGTGGCCAGGCGGGTGGTCAAGGTGGTGGTGGCGGCGTTGTCGGCGGCGGTGGTCGTGATCACCGCGTACGGGTGGTCGACGGCGGGGAACTTCGATGCGGGATTTCTGCGCTCGTACGCGCTGGGGGAGGACGCGCCGCATTCGCTCGACGGTGATCTGAACGTGCTGCTGATCGGCCTGGACACCAGGCGCGACCAGAACGGGGACGAGTTGCCGAAGGAGGTGCTCGACCAATTGCACGCGGGTGACGGTGACGAAGGCGGATACAACGCCAACACCTTGATCCTGGTGCACATTCCGGCCGCGATGGACAAGATCGTCGCGGTGTCGATCCCGCGCGACAACTACGTTCCGGTGACCGGCATCCCCGGATACACCCACGCCAAGATCAAGGAAACCTACGGGTTGAAGAAGGCCGCGGTGCAGGACCAGATGATCGCGCGCGGCGTCACCGATCAGCGCACACTCGAGCAGGCGGGCCGGGAGGCGGGCCGGGCCTCGACCGTCGCCGCGGTGCGTGATCTGACCGGCGTGCCGATCGACCGATTCGCCGAGGTCACCCTCGCCGGTTTCTACGATCTGGCCGCCGCGCTCGGCGGGGTCGAGGTGTGCCTGAACAACCCGGTGCGCGACACGGAGTACTCCGGCGCCGACTTCCCCGCAGGCCGTCAGCACCTGAATCCGGCGCAGGCACTGGCCTTCGTCCGGCAGCGGCACGGCCTGGAAAACGGTGATCTGGACCGGACCCATCGCCAGCAGGCCTTCCTGACCTCGGTGGCCCGGCAGCTGCACAGCGCGGGCACGCTCACCGATCCCGGCAAGTTGTCGGCGCTGATGGCGGTGGCGCACCGCAATATCGTGCTGTCGGACGGCTGGAACATGACCGAGTTCGTCCGCACTCTCGGCGGCGCGGACGATCCAGAGGTCGAATTCCGCACCCTGCCGGTGCTGCGCTACGACGTGATCGACGGTCAGGACGTCAATATCGTCGACCGGGCCGCGATCCGCCGGGAGGTCGCCGCCGCGTTCGGGTTGCGGATTCCGCCCTCGTCAACCGTGCGGCCCACCGTGCGACGCACCGAACCGCCGACGGCCTGGTCGACCGAGCAGACGACCGGCGCCTGGCGGACCAGTACGACCACGTCGGTGTCGGGCACTCCCGACGCGGGCACGCCGGTCCGCAGCGACATCACCTCGGGTGAGATCCGCTGTGTGAACTGA